The genomic segment GTAACTTATACATGAACGGATAGTTGGAAGCTGGATAGTAGTTGCTCCAGGTACAGGCATAATATACGATAGCCTGATTCTTACGGACCTCATCACCCTCCTTGTCAAAGGCATTGATGATGTCTCGTGAAGGAGTAATCCACTTTGCCCAGGTAAAGTAGTAGTCCCAGTTGTCTAACTGACGGCCGTACATCCAGGTTTCCCAGTTTCCGCTACCGGTTGTCCAATGCACCTCCAGAATACCTTCTTTGGTATTGCGCTTCATGCAGTCTTTCGCGGTCTCATCATAGCCCCAAAGTGTTTCATAACTGTCTTCCAGTTCAACACCGGTTGTATTCATCACCTTTTCGGCATAAGCGATTACCTTGTCATAATCCTGCACTTCCTTTTCGGCATAAACCTTGGCAAGCATAGCCTGAGCCACGGTCTTGGTCATCTTGGTGCGGTCTGAGTTGTCATTATCGGGTGCATACTGCTCAGCATCCGTCAAGTCGGCAATAATCTGCTCATAACATTCCTTCGGAGTCTTGCGAGGAGGATAATAGGTAGGATATACCTCATTGATATTCTCGGATGTGATGGTCTTTGCGATGGTCGTAATGACTGGGAAAGAACCCCACAGACGAGCCATTCGGAACATCATCAGGGCACGGAAGATTTCGCCCTGTGCCTTATAGGAATGATATTCTGCTTCTGATATCTGACCGTTCTCCTTCAATTGCTCAACACCATTGATCAGCACATTTGCCTTGGCGATATCCTCCAGATAGCGGTTCCAGTCACGGCTCAATACCGAGTTGCTGGCATCGATAGAGTTGGTCTCATAAGGTACCACCTCTGCACCGGTAGTTCCGGCATAAGCATTATCACTATGTGAATCGCCTACCAGAAGATAGTCGAGATGGGTATGCTCCTGGCGGTTGCGGAACAACTCATAGAGCGATTTGAGCTGTGCATCTGCTGCAGCCTTGTCCTTCAATACGGCAGTT from the Segatella copri genome contains:
- a CDS encoding RagB/SusD family nutrient uptake outer membrane protein codes for the protein MKTYHTIKTLALGGIAMFSLASCSLDYEPLSEPSEITQGGQTETSTAVLKDKAAADAQLKSLYELFRNRQEHTHLDYLLVGDSHSDNAYAGTTGAEVVPYETNSIDASNSVLSRDWNRYLEDIAKANVLINGVEQLKENGQISEAEYHSYKAQGEIFRALMMFRMARLWGSFPVITTIAKTITSENINEVYPTYYPPRKTPKECYEQIIADLTDAEQYAPDNDNSDRTKMTKTVAQAMLAKVYAEKEVQDYDKVIAYAEKVMNTTGVELEDSYETLWGYDETAKDCMKRNTKEGILEVHWTTGSGNWETWMYGRQLDNWDYYFTWAKWITPSRDIINAFDKEGDEVRKNQAIVYYACTWSNYYPASNYPFMYKLRSSYNNIYWVRLADIILMKAEAEAYKGNLAESAKLVNQIRKRAKLKELTSDKTGSKESMIEAVLHERRLELAFEGERWFDLCRNNKVEKYLNGIDNRDSGRIRQVKQFDSNSYLLPIPQTALDQNTNLEQNPGY